The Procambarus clarkii isolate CNS0578487 chromosome 46, FALCON_Pclarkii_2.0, whole genome shotgun sequence genome includes a region encoding these proteins:
- the LOC138350571 gene encoding gastrula zinc finger protein XlCGF57.1-like: MLVHSGDGPHQCPVCGKRFCRPGDMKSHMLVHSDKLHQCLVCGKRFSRLGDMKSHMLVHSGDKRHECPECEKRFSQYRSMKIHMLLHSGEKPHACPECGKKFSRLGSMKTHMLVHSGEKPHECPECGKKFRMPRNMKIHRMMHADERPFECAQCGKKFRVRGEIIRHIVREEIQSSGKYEDSQDGA; the protein is encoded by the exons atgctagtgcattcaggtgacggaCCTCATCAGTGTCCAgtatgtgggaagagattttgtCGTCCTGGAGATATGAAAtctcacatgctagtgcattcagATAAACTTCATCAGTGTCtagtgtgtgggaagagattcagtcgtcttggagatatgaagtctcacatgctagtgcattcaggtgacaaacgtcatgagtgtccagagtgtgagaagagattcagtcagtatCGAAGTATGAAGATTCACATGTTATTGCAttcaggtgaaaaacctcatgcatgtccagagtgtgggaagaaattcagtcgtcttggaagtatgaagactcacatgttagtgcattcaggtgaaaaacctcatgaatgtccagagtgtgggaagaaattcagaatGCCTAGAAATATGAAGATTCACAGGATGATGCATGCGGACgaaagaccttttgaatgtgctcagtgtggcaaaaaatttagagttcGTGGAGAAATAattaggcacat AGtgcgggaagagattcagtcgtctgggaaatatgaagactcacaggatggtgcatga